The following are from one region of the Advenella mimigardefordensis DPN7 genome:
- the mscL gene encoding large conductance mechanosensitive channel protein MscL, translated as MSKGFINEFKEFAIKGNMIDLAVGVIIGAAFGKIIDSLVKDVIMPVINFILGGSVDFANKFIVLSEPDGYTGARTYEAMSKAGANLLAYGNFLTIFINFVLLALVIFCLVKAVAKARATFEKEKEAEVEADPADVALLKEIRDLLRQKPTV; from the coding sequence ATGAGTAAAGGTTTTATAAACGAGTTCAAAGAGTTTGCAATCAAAGGCAACATGATTGATCTGGCCGTTGGTGTGATTATCGGCGCCGCTTTCGGAAAGATCATTGACTCTTTAGTTAAAGACGTCATCATGCCCGTGATCAATTTCATCCTCGGCGGATCTGTTGATTTTGCCAACAAATTCATTGTCTTATCCGAACCCGATGGCTACACCGGGGCACGTACTTACGAAGCCATGAGTAAAGCCGGCGCCAATCTGCTGGCTTACGGTAACTTTCTCACGATCTTCATCAATTTCGTCCTGCTGGCTCTGGTGATCTTCTGCCTGGTCAAAGCCGTTGCCAAAGCACGCGCCACCTTTGAAAAAGAAAAAGAAGCCGAAGTCGAAGCCGATCCGGCCGATGTCGCCCTG
- the petA gene encoding ubiquinol-cytochrome c reductase iron-sulfur subunit, whose amino-acid sequence MSQDSIQQYDNQGPASPAVLPSDPQRRFWLGTACAVGGVAGVATAVPFVASMNPSDRAKAAGAPVEIALGGIAPGTMITAEWQGKPVWVIHRTQAMIDGLTKNDSHLADPKSERPDYTPDFAKNEGRSRKPEWFICVGICTHLGCSPSPRFAIGGAEGMGSDWEGGFLCPCHGSHFDLAGRVFKNQPAPDNLLIPPYYFVDDNTVMVGLEKAEG is encoded by the coding sequence ATGAGTCAGGATTCTATACAGCAGTATGATAATCAGGGGCCCGCATCTCCAGCGGTACTGCCCTCTGACCCGCAACGACGCTTCTGGCTGGGTACAGCCTGTGCGGTCGGTGGTGTAGCAGGAGTGGCAACAGCCGTTCCCTTTGTTGCATCAATGAACCCTTCCGATCGTGCCAAGGCGGCTGGTGCGCCAGTGGAAATCGCGCTGGGCGGTATTGCACCCGGCACCATGATTACCGCCGAATGGCAAGGCAAGCCGGTATGGGTCATCCACCGTACGCAGGCCATGATCGACGGGCTCACCAAAAACGATTCGCACCTTGCCGATCCAAAATCCGAGCGTCCTGACTACACTCCCGATTTTGCCAAGAACGAAGGCCGTTCCCGCAAGCCGGAATGGTTTATTTGCGTTGGTATTTGCACACACCTGGGCTGTTCCCCCTCACCCCGCTTTGCCATCGGTGGCGCCGAGGGTATGGGCTCCGACTGGGAAGGCGGCTTTCTGTGCCCCTGCCATGGTTCCCATTTTGATCTGGCTGGCCGGGTTTTCAAAAACCAGCCTGCGCCCGACAATCTTCTTATTCCACCTTATTACTTTGTCGACGATAACACTGTTATGGTTGGCTTAGAAAAAGCGGAAGGCTGA
- a CDS encoding cytochrome b, which yields MAGEKVVETTGLLGWVDRRFPLTTLWKAHLSEYYAPKNFNFWYFFGSLALLVLVIQIVTGIFMVMHYKPDAALAFTSVEYIMREVPYGWIIRYMHSTGASMFFVVVYLHMLRGLFYGSYRKPRELVWIFGVAIFLCLMAEAFFGYLLPWGQMSFWGAQVIVNLFSAIPYVGPDLSIWIRGDFVVSDATLNRFFAFHVIAIPLVLIGLVVAHLIALHEVGSNNPDGVEIKEKKDANGRPLDGIPFHPYYSVHDLMGVVGFLMVFAAIMFFAPTMGGYFLEANNFLPADAFKTPPHIAPVWYFTPFYSMLRATTDEFTWVLVALALIFAVGLLFSKNLKGIWKIIFPVILVLLAVALRVYDAKFWGVVIMGGTVVILGFLPWLDQSPVKSIRYRPGWHKLVYAVFLIDFVILGIIGTKAPSPVLNIISQVGTLIYLAFFLFMPIWSRLGTFKKVPDRVTFHPH from the coding sequence ATGGCTGGCGAAAAAGTTGTCGAAACGACAGGATTGTTGGGTTGGGTGGATCGGCGCTTCCCACTAACGACTCTGTGGAAAGCTCATCTGTCCGAGTATTACGCACCCAAGAATTTCAACTTCTGGTATTTCTTCGGATCACTGGCCCTGCTGGTTCTGGTCATCCAGATTGTGACCGGTATTTTCATGGTCATGCACTACAAACCCGATGCCGCCCTGGCGTTCACATCGGTTGAATACATCATGCGCGAAGTGCCCTATGGCTGGATCATCCGCTATATGCACTCTACCGGCGCTTCGATGTTCTTTGTGGTGGTGTATCTGCACATGCTGCGTGGCCTGTTCTATGGTTCCTATCGCAAACCACGTGAACTGGTCTGGATTTTCGGCGTCGCCATTTTCCTCTGTCTGATGGCGGAAGCCTTCTTCGGTTATCTGCTGCCATGGGGTCAAATGTCATTCTGGGGTGCCCAGGTGATTGTGAACCTGTTCTCTGCCATTCCTTATGTGGGCCCTGATCTGTCCATCTGGATTCGTGGTGACTTCGTTGTTTCCGACGCTACACTCAACCGCTTCTTTGCTTTCCATGTGATCGCCATTCCACTGGTGCTCATCGGTCTGGTCGTGGCTCACCTGATTGCGCTGCATGAAGTGGGATCAAACAACCCGGACGGCGTTGAAATCAAAGAGAAGAAAGATGCCAACGGTCGTCCGCTGGACGGCATTCCCTTCCATCCGTACTATTCCGTACACGATCTGATGGGTGTGGTTGGCTTCCTCATGGTGTTTGCCGCAATCATGTTCTTTGCGCCAACCATGGGTGGTTACTTCCTGGAAGCCAATAACTTCCTGCCGGCCGATGCATTCAAGACACCACCGCATATTGCGCCTGTCTGGTATTTCACGCCGTTCTACTCCATGCTGCGTGCGACAACCGATGAATTCACCTGGGTGCTGGTTGCGCTGGCACTGATTTTCGCTGTCGGCCTGCTGTTCAGCAAAAACCTCAAAGGTATCTGGAAAATCATTTTCCCGGTCATTCTGGTGCTGCTTGCCGTCGCCCTGCGTGTTTATGATGCGAAATTCTGGGGTGTGGTCATCATGGGCGGCACCGTGGTCATCCTGGGTTTCCTGCCCTGGCTTGATCAGTCTCCGGTCAAATCCATCCGCTATCGTCCGGGCTGGCACAAGCTGGTGTATGCGGTATTCCTGATCGATTTCGTGATCCTGGGCATTATTGGTACCAAGGCGCCAAGTCCTGTCCTGAATATTATTTCTCAAGTGGGTACACTGATTTACCTGGCTTTCTTCCTGTTCATGCCAATCTGGAGCCGGCTGGGCACGTTCAAGAAAGTCCCTGATCGTGTGACCTTCCATCCCCACTAA
- a CDS encoding cytochrome c1, whose protein sequence is MFKKLIGALLLAVTFTTPVLAAEGGMEWDRAPNRVNHVASLQNGAKLFVNYCLNCHSANSMRYNKLTELGLTEEQIKENLLFTGDKVGELMHVAMSPADAKAWFGAAPPDLSVMARAKAANMGQDGTDYIYTYLRTFYRDTSRPLGWNNLLFPNVGMPHALWNLQGPRELETVDIHQVEKDGKQEWHKIVTKVDAEGFKSVVSDDPLPEYHGGASSHSTLKYLDPSKQAQYDNDVADLTAFLGWMSEPEQLLRKKLGVWVLLFLGLFFIVVWRLNASYWKHVK, encoded by the coding sequence ATGTTTAAAAAGTTAATAGGCGCATTGTTACTGGCCGTCACTTTTACCACTCCTGTCCTGGCCGCCGAGGGCGGCATGGAGTGGGATCGTGCGCCCAACCGTGTCAATCATGTGGCTTCTCTGCAAAATGGCGCGAAGCTTTTCGTCAACTACTGTCTGAACTGTCACAGTGCCAACTCCATGCGCTATAACAAGCTCACGGAACTTGGCCTGACAGAAGAACAGATCAAGGAAAACCTGCTGTTTACCGGCGATAAGGTTGGTGAACTCATGCACGTCGCCATGAGTCCTGCTGATGCGAAAGCATGGTTCGGTGCGGCACCACCAGACCTGTCGGTCATGGCGCGTGCCAAGGCTGCCAATATGGGTCAGGACGGTACTGATTACATCTACACCTACCTGCGCACCTTCTACCGCGATACGTCCCGTCCTCTGGGATGGAACAACCTGCTGTTCCCGAACGTAGGTATGCCGCACGCCTTGTGGAACCTGCAAGGTCCGCGTGAACTGGAAACCGTTGATATCCATCAGGTGGAAAAAGACGGCAAGCAGGAGTGGCACAAAATCGTCACGAAAGTAGATGCCGAAGGCTTCAAGTCTGTCGTGAGCGACGACCCGCTGCCCGAGTATCATGGCGGTGCATCGTCACATTCCACACTGAAGTATCTGGATCCATCCAAACAGGCGCAGTATGACAACGATGTTGCTGATCTGACTGCTTTCCTTGGCTGGATGTCCGAGCCGGAACAACTCCTGCGCAAGAAACTGGGCGTATGGGTGCTGCTGTTCCTCGGATTGTTCTTTATCGTCGTCTGGAGGCTGAACGCGTCTTACTGGAAACACGTTAAGTAA
- a CDS encoding glutathione S-transferase N-terminal domain-containing protein: protein MMVLYSGTTCPFSQRCRFVLYEKGMDFEVRDIDLFNKPEDISVMNPYGRVPILVERDLILYESNIINEYIDERFPHPQLMPADPVMRARTRLFLHNFEKELFVHVGVLEDRSARSDEKKLENARRMIRDRLSQLAPLLIKNRYMLGEEFSMLDVTMAPLLWRLDHYGIELPKNAAPIQKYAERIFSRPAYIEALTPSEKVMRR from the coding sequence ATGATGGTGCTTTATTCTGGAACCACGTGTCCATTTTCTCAACGTTGCCGTTTCGTCCTGTACGAAAAGGGCATGGATTTTGAGGTTCGTGATATTGACCTGTTCAACAAGCCCGAGGATATCTCGGTCATGAACCCCTATGGTCGCGTGCCCATCCTGGTAGAGCGCGACCTCATTCTGTATGAATCCAATATTATCAATGAATACATTGACGAGCGTTTCCCGCATCCGCAACTGATGCCCGCCGATCCGGTTATGCGTGCGCGCACCCGCTTGTTCCTGCACAACTTTGAAAAAGAGCTGTTTGTTCATGTTGGCGTGCTGGAAGATCGTTCTGCCCGTTCCGACGAGAAGAAACTGGAAAACGCCCGTCGCATGATCCGTGACCGTTTGTCGCAGCTCGCACCGTTGCTGATCAAAAACCGCTACATGCTGGGCGAGGAATTCTCCATGCTCGACGTGACCATGGCACCATTGCTGTGGCGCCTGGATCATTACGGAATTGAGTTGCCCAAGAACGCGGCGCCGATTCAGAAATATGCCGAGCGGATCTTCTCTCGTCCTGCATATATTGAAGCACTGACGCCGTCAGAAAAGGTCATGCG